The following proteins come from a genomic window of Aptenodytes patagonicus chromosome W, bAptPat1.pri.cur, whole genome shotgun sequence:
- the LOC143172271 gene encoding sialic acid-binding Ig-like lectin 15: MREFGLFLLCLLHISRKGVQSNGWSVHVPSDVTGELGKMVILPCTFTHPYKTFDRTLTAIWRIKEPYNGTIVFKCVSQSASELCKTAISYKNKYKLLGNPRHKDLSIRIDNLTWSDSERYFCRVELSGDIHDKYESRNGIKLHLIAAPRIINITVSSNGDHTFQARCTAEGEPAPALTWTGPPYSNLTSITSMNHRVTKELRYLTHDGKYTCTAVNSHGRAEGAVYFYKFKASSSSFLLILIFVPLGIKVLILLVMLGFTIFSRGGPSSAPSSLARPQPQDSTYENFDRRHGGGQTSPTERTASRRS, encoded by the exons ATGAGAGAGTTCGGTTTGTTTCTTCTGTGCCTCCTTCACATCTCCAGGAAGG GTGTGCAGTCCAACGGCTGGTCCGTTCATGTCCCATCTGATGTTACTGGGGAACTCGGGAAGATGGTTATCCTGCCCTGTACTTTCACACACCCCTACAAAACATTTGACCGGACTCTCACTGCCATTTGGAGGATCAAGGAACCTTACAATGGCACGATAGTTTTCAAGTGCGTTAGTCAGAGCGCCAGCGAGCTCTGCAAGACTGCCATCAGCTACAAAAACAAGTACAAACTGCTCGGCAACCCTCGGCACAAGGACCTTTCCATCAGGATTGACAATCTGACCTGGAGCGACAGTGAGAGATACTTCTGCCGGGTGGAGTTGTCCGGAGATATCCACGACAAATATGAAAGCAGGAATGGGATAAAGCTGCATTTGATTG CTGCCCCCAGGATCATTAACATCACTGTCAGCTCCAACGGGGATCACACCTTCCAGGCACGCTGCACCGCCGAGGGGGAGCCAGCGCCCGCTCTGACCTGGACCGGACCACCCTACAGCAACCTCACCTCCATCACCAGCATGAACCACCGTGTCACCAAGGAGCTCCGGTACCTGACCCACGACGGAAAATACACCTGTACTGCTGTCAACAGCCACGGGAGAGCAGAGGGGGCTGTGTACTTCTATAAATTCAAAGCAtccagcagctccttcctcctgatCCTGATCTTTGTGCCGCTGGGAATTAAAGTGCTCATTTTGCTGGTGATGCTGGGCTTCACCATTTTCTCGAGAGGAG GtccctcctctgccccatccagcctggctcG GCCACAGCCACAAGACTCCACCTACGAGAACTTTGACCGCAGACACGGCGGCGGCCAGACTTCGCCGACAGAAAGAACAGCATCGAGACGCAGCTGA